A stretch of Candidatus Binatia bacterium DNA encodes these proteins:
- a CDS encoding efflux RND transporter permease subunit, with the protein MTKLFLNRPVLAVVCSLLILIAGLIVMPALPIAQYPQIAPPVVTVTATYTGASPQAVEAQVTTPLEQAVNTVQGLRYLTSTSSQGVSTITCTFNLGVNLDIAAADVQNSVQSSLGQLPATVQQLGITVAKNSGSFVMGIALTSDNKSLDTLTMSNYAQINVVNNLERVDGVSQVIIFGQRQYAMRIWLNPVKLAQQGLDASDVVSALQEQNAEVAAGSIGAPPAPANQPYTYTVNALTQLSDPAQFANIILRANPNGGYVRLSDVARIELGAQSYTTDLRFDGSSQVVGLGVLQYPTANALDVSRRVNAQMAQLAPQFPTGMHWTVAFDVTTFVNESIKEVLLTLLLSILLVILVIFVFLQNPKSTLIPAATIPVSLIGTFFVMELFHFSINTITLFGLTLATGLVVDDAIVVIENIARHMEINKGKQSGVASAAEAMREIQSAVVASSLVLLAVFVPVGFLPGTTGQIYKQFALTIAASITISLFMALTLAPVLSSRLLTGEYESKAAFFRWFNSHFKRFRDWYGRALPTMFRRRWLVAAIFVGALLTTLFLASRTPQGFLPDEDLGYFITLVQAPEGTSLQGLRTISTKAEQIIGAQPEVQHIFDVGGFGFSGTAPNRGIMFTLMKPWGERKSPAWCQLIFLFAHPNACIPHSVFAVEQRLNGAFYMQIPQAQIFAFNPPAINGVGNFGGFQFELEDRGNVGLPALMNTAYAMMGVAAKDPRLQNVFTQFRINSPQIDSNIDRNKAKSIGVSLSDIFTSLEVDLGSLYVNNFTYLNRSWQVDVQADAPFRNSVSSLGNLYVHSSSAPGTTVLPSAIATPEPGLGATSTTANGAVMTPLSALMQIQKVLGPPIISHYNLYRNIELNGSNAPGTSTGSAIQAMQQIAAKVMPKGVSYEWTGLQLDQIAAGPLTIEIFILALVFVFFVLSAQYESYIDPLIVLLAVPTALLGALIFINLRHFPLPFLFDPTLSQDVYAQVGYVMLIGLASKSAILIVEFGNQQLRQGASIVQAAMRAAQTRLRPILMTSIAFVIAVIPLVFATGAGEAARHSLGTVVFGGMLMSTVLNLGITPVLYVIIKSFELRGGLPGRDGQTRGEIAQEPMAPRVGV; encoded by the coding sequence GTGACGAAGCTCTTCTTGAACCGGCCCGTCCTCGCGGTGGTCTGCTCGCTTCTCATCCTGATCGCCGGACTCATCGTGATGCCGGCCCTGCCCATCGCACAGTACCCGCAGATCGCGCCGCCTGTCGTCACGGTGACCGCCACATACACCGGCGCCAGCCCGCAGGCCGTCGAGGCGCAAGTCACCACGCCGCTGGAGCAAGCCGTCAACACGGTGCAGGGCCTGCGCTACCTCACCTCGACGAGCTCCCAGGGAGTCTCGACGATCACATGCACGTTCAACCTCGGCGTCAACCTCGACATCGCGGCGGCCGACGTGCAGAATTCCGTCCAGTCGTCGCTCGGCCAACTGCCCGCCACGGTGCAGCAGCTGGGCATCACGGTGGCCAAGAACTCAGGCTCGTTCGTCATGGGCATCGCGCTCACGTCCGACAACAAGAGCCTCGATACCCTGACGATGAGCAACTACGCTCAGATTAACGTCGTCAACAACCTAGAGCGCGTTGACGGCGTCTCGCAAGTCATCATCTTCGGCCAGCGCCAGTACGCGATGCGCATCTGGCTCAACCCGGTGAAGCTCGCGCAGCAGGGGCTCGACGCCAGCGACGTCGTCAGCGCGCTGCAGGAGCAGAATGCGGAGGTCGCGGCCGGCAGCATCGGGGCTCCACCGGCGCCGGCGAACCAGCCGTATACCTATACCGTTAACGCGCTCACGCAGCTCTCCGATCCGGCACAGTTCGCCAACATCATCCTGCGGGCGAATCCCAACGGTGGGTACGTGCGCCTCTCCGACGTGGCCCGCATCGAGCTCGGCGCGCAAAGCTACACGACCGACCTGCGATTCGACGGCAGCAGCCAGGTCGTCGGCTTGGGCGTTTTGCAGTATCCGACCGCCAACGCCCTCGACGTCTCGCGCCGCGTCAACGCCCAAATGGCCCAGCTCGCCCCGCAGTTCCCCACGGGGATGCATTGGACGGTAGCCTTCGACGTTACAACGTTCGTCAACGAGTCGATCAAGGAAGTACTCCTGACGCTCCTGCTGTCGATCTTGCTCGTGATCCTCGTCATCTTCGTCTTCTTGCAAAACCCGAAGTCTACGCTGATTCCGGCTGCGACGATCCCCGTCTCGCTGATCGGCACGTTTTTCGTAATGGAGCTCTTCCATTTCTCGATCAACACGATCACGCTCTTCGGTCTGACACTCGCCACGGGGTTGGTCGTCGACGACGCGATCGTCGTCATCGAGAACATCGCGCGGCACATGGAGATCAATAAGGGCAAGCAAAGCGGCGTCGCGAGCGCGGCCGAGGCGATGCGAGAAATTCAGAGCGCCGTCGTCGCCTCGTCGCTCGTGCTCCTCGCCGTGTTCGTGCCCGTCGGCTTCTTGCCCGGAACGACCGGACAGATCTACAAGCAGTTCGCGCTGACGATCGCGGCCTCGATCACGATCTCGCTGTTCATGGCGTTGACGCTCGCACCGGTGCTGTCGTCGCGGCTCCTTACCGGTGAATACGAGTCGAAGGCCGCCTTCTTCCGGTGGTTCAACTCCCACTTCAAGCGCTTCCGCGACTGGTACGGTCGCGCACTGCCCACCATGTTCCGCCGGCGCTGGCTGGTTGCGGCCATCTTCGTGGGCGCTTTGCTGACCACGCTGTTCCTGGCCTCGAGGACGCCGCAGGGCTTCTTGCCGGACGAAGACTTGGGCTACTTCATAACGCTCGTCCAGGCGCCGGAGGGCACCTCGCTTCAAGGCTTGCGGACCATATCAACGAAAGCCGAGCAGATCATCGGAGCGCAGCCCGAGGTGCAGCACATATTCGACGTCGGCGGCTTCGGCTTCTCGGGCACCGCGCCCAACCGCGGCATCATGTTCACGCTGATGAAGCCGTGGGGCGAGCGAAAATCGCCGGCCTGGTGTCAGCTGATCTTCCTCTTCGCTCACCCCAACGCGTGCATCCCGCATAGCGTATTCGCCGTCGAGCAGCGTCTTAACGGCGCCTTCTACATGCAGATTCCGCAGGCGCAGATCTTCGCGTTTAATCCGCCGGCAATCAACGGCGTCGGGAACTTCGGCGGCTTTCAGTTCGAGCTCGAGGATCGCGGCAACGTCGGCCTGCCGGCCCTGATGAACACCGCGTATGCTATGATGGGCGTGGCCGCCAAGGATCCACGGCTGCAGAACGTGTTCACGCAGTTCCGGATCAACTCGCCGCAGATCGACTCCAACATCGACCGCAACAAGGCCAAGTCGATCGGCGTCTCGCTCTCCGACATCTTTACGTCGCTCGAGGTCGATCTCGGCTCGCTTTACGTCAACAACTTCACGTATCTGAACCGGTCTTGGCAGGTGGACGTTCAGGCCGACGCGCCGTTCCGTAACAGCGTGTCTTCGCTCGGCAATCTGTACGTGCACTCGAGCTCGGCGCCGGGAACGACGGTGCTGCCGTCGGCAATCGCGACGCCGGAGCCGGGACTCGGCGCGACCTCGACCACCGCGAACGGCGCCGTGATGACGCCGCTTTCCGCGCTGATGCAGATTCAGAAGGTGCTCGGGCCGCCGATCATCTCGCATTACAACCTCTACCGCAACATCGAGCTCAACGGCAGCAACGCGCCGGGGACGAGCACCGGCAGCGCGATCCAGGCAATGCAGCAGATCGCCGCCAAGGTGATGCCCAAGGGCGTGAGCTACGAGTGGACCGGGCTACAGCTCGATCAGATCGCAGCCGGCCCGTTGACAATCGAGATCTTCATCCTGGCGCTCGTGTTCGTATTCTTCGTGCTCTCCGCGCAGTACGAGAGCTACATCGATCCGCTCATCGTGCTGCTCGCGGTGCCGACCGCCCTGCTCGGCGCCCTGATCTTCATCAACCTGCGCCACTTCCCGCTGCCGTTTCTGTTCGACCCGACGCTCTCACAGGACGTCTACGCGCAAGTGGGCTACGTCATGCTCATCGGACTCGCGAGTAAGAGTGCGATTCTGATCGTCGAGTTCGGAAATCAGCAGCTGCGCCAAGGCGCGAGCATCGTGCAGGCCGCGATGCGCGCCGCGCAGACGCGGTTGCGCCCGATCCTGATGACGTCGATCGCGTTCGTGATCGCAGTCATTCCGCTCGTGTTCGCGACCGGCGCCGGCGAAGCTGCGCGCCACTCGCTCGGCACCGTCGTCTTCGGCGGCATGCTGATGTCCACGGTCCTCAACCTCGGTATCACTCCGGTGCTCTACGTCATCATCAAGTCGTTCGAGCTGCGCGGCGGCCTCCCCGGACGCGACGGACAAACTCGCGGGGAAATCGCGCAAGAGCCGATGGCACCGCGCGTCGGCGTGTGA
- a CDS encoding SGNH/GDSL hydrolase family protein: protein MKSSRALASLGLVAALSGCGGALGGGQGVVPMNAGGRVRDDAGVTQKIVGVGDSLTAGYQAEGFIGQTGVPNPLNPGTPIPQTQENGWWALVVEQASSLPLQSAIAQMYDPSTSPLPLIKGPGLDNQVVPTGPSSFAPFGQFKGADPCTYAHGFNQAGFGFKASARARMNATSSAIRNVAVPGLTLHEANTIHQPQTTTCSKLPGIPGLLSDVVNEESGTYWPVLRNFTNLGPHLTEVNAAASRHPTLATVWLGANDVLKYMGSGGRFVGGDRNPGQVESDLRATVSTLQHAGARVVLANLPNILETGYFQRVGRVKGAGACKIASYARCLMGISPGVSTFLPGIAKAYHLNAPGCVPTSVTKPCGYLTLPATVLIINYVGSTGHAPNLDCANPAPGCKAIPGSGLGANYITPEFAAKVQALNDAINQGIDNTAKSARVPLVDVHAIFQGIASGNPSNPYYRAAVSIAPGVCCTLGFIHFIGSTSPPLPGGILSFDGIHPSDTGYALIAYDFIKAINAAYGAHIPEVDVKAVYDGSRCTKYCYPDPYAPHR, encoded by the coding sequence ATGAAAAGCTCTCGCGCATTGGCTTCGTTGGGGTTGGTCGCCGCGCTCAGCGGCTGCGGCGGCGCTCTGGGCGGCGGACAAGGCGTCGTTCCGATGAACGCCGGCGGTCGCGTTCGTGACGATGCAGGCGTTACGCAGAAGATCGTCGGCGTCGGCGACAGCCTGACGGCCGGATATCAGGCCGAGGGGTTCATAGGACAAACCGGCGTGCCGAACCCGCTCAACCCCGGCACACCGATTCCGCAGACTCAGGAAAACGGCTGGTGGGCGCTTGTGGTCGAACAGGCGTCGAGCTTGCCGCTGCAGTCGGCGATCGCGCAGATGTACGATCCGTCCACGAGCCCGCTGCCGCTCATCAAGGGGCCGGGACTCGACAATCAGGTCGTGCCGACCGGTCCGAGCAGCTTCGCGCCGTTCGGCCAGTTCAAGGGCGCGGATCCGTGCACGTACGCCCACGGCTTCAATCAGGCCGGTTTCGGATTCAAAGCGTCGGCGCGCGCGCGCATGAATGCCACCTCGAGCGCGATCCGCAACGTCGCGGTTCCGGGCCTCACGCTGCACGAAGCCAACACGATCCACCAGCCGCAGACCACTACGTGCAGCAAGCTCCCGGGCATTCCCGGCCTGTTGAGCGACGTCGTCAACGAGGAGAGCGGCACTTACTGGCCCGTGCTCCGCAACTTCACCAACCTTGGGCCGCACCTCACCGAGGTCAACGCCGCGGCCTCGCGCCATCCGACGCTCGCGACCGTGTGGCTAGGCGCCAACGACGTGCTCAAGTACATGGGCAGCGGCGGCCGCTTCGTGGGCGGCGATCGGAACCCGGGGCAGGTAGAGAGCGATCTGCGCGCTACGGTCTCGACGTTGCAGCATGCCGGAGCGCGCGTGGTGCTCGCCAATCTGCCCAACATCCTGGAAACCGGATATTTTCAACGCGTCGGCCGGGTAAAAGGCGCAGGCGCATGCAAGATCGCGAGTTACGCTCGCTGCCTGATGGGGATCTCGCCCGGGGTCTCGACCTTCTTGCCCGGAATCGCGAAGGCGTATCACCTCAACGCACCCGGCTGCGTGCCGACGTCGGTGACGAAGCCCTGCGGCTACCTCACGCTGCCCGCCACCGTGCTAATTATCAACTACGTCGGCTCGACCGGGCACGCGCCGAACCTCGACTGCGCGAATCCGGCGCCGGGCTGCAAGGCGATCCCCGGCAGCGGTCTGGGAGCGAACTACATCACGCCAGAGTTCGCGGCGAAGGTGCAGGCGCTCAACGACGCGATCAACCAGGGCATCGACAACACCGCGAAGTCGGCGCGCGTACCGCTCGTCGACGTTCACGCGATCTTCCAGGGAATCGCGAGCGGCAATCCCTCGAATCCGTACTACCGTGCGGCTGTGTCGATCGCACCGGGTGTCTGCTGCACGCTCGGCTTCATTCACTTCATCGGCTCGACGTCGCCGCCGTTACCCGGAGGCATCTTGAGCTTCGACGGGATTCATCCGTCGGATACGGGCTACGCGCTGATCGCGTACGACTTCATCAAAGCGATCAACGCCGCGTACGGCGCGCACATACCTGAGGTCGACGTCAAGGCCGTGTACGACGGATCCCGGTGCACGAAATACTGCTACCCGGATCCCTACGCCCCTCATAGGTAA
- a CDS encoding FUSC family protein: MRELGATVTFFDRSALEPGFALRCTVGVAIPLIVAAALGRPALGIAAAIGAFITGFTSLQGIYRTRLSAVLVAAVSMSAASFVGAIAAHSTPGVIAATAVAGYLCATFGQIGPIAATVGLNSLVAFVLFSSQPLAAPAALLQSELVAAGGAIQALLLLSAWPFARLETEREAVAGVYRDLAAYARAVADGTQGLPPITPFATARQVLADPQPFARAAEKARLQRLLEDAEVIRKRLGAAVSTREPTLPAAERLDEIATSLHRGGDAEWLSGFDLLSRPRPGPYVGNRIAWLSRDSLRFALVLAIAMALGRHFEADRGYWIPLTTAIVLKPDFLTTVVRGFGRIAGTLVGAVVASLATALLRGHAAAQVAGVIVAAAAAYVTFNPNYALFTIAITSFVVISLGMRGLPGTTTIAQRVLDTLAGGALAMIGYLALPTWERKRTRALLADLIDEQRALSSAIFRAYTDPSDDRYAAIERARTQVWKIRTAVEASIDRTRSEPYRHHTIGAGRALRILAATQRFGLANLALEAGLDDRTIAIDAKALRAFAGALDERMAELAQALREPRRARPDRRLEATLARLDGPLRDRAAAYADAVRRMTRLIGYA; encoded by the coding sequence TTGCGCGAGCTCGGCGCGACGGTGACGTTCTTCGACCGCTCGGCGCTCGAGCCGGGATTCGCGTTGCGCTGCACCGTCGGCGTGGCGATACCGCTGATCGTCGCCGCGGCGCTGGGACGCCCGGCGCTCGGCATAGCCGCCGCGATCGGCGCGTTCATCACGGGTTTCACGTCGCTGCAAGGCATTTATCGCACGCGCTTGAGTGCCGTTCTCGTCGCCGCGGTGAGCATGTCGGCCGCGAGCTTCGTGGGTGCAATTGCAGCTCATTCTACGCCCGGTGTGATCGCCGCGACCGCCGTCGCCGGCTACTTGTGCGCGACGTTCGGTCAGATCGGTCCTATCGCTGCGACCGTCGGCCTCAACTCGCTCGTCGCATTCGTGCTCTTCTCGAGCCAGCCGTTGGCGGCGCCGGCTGCGCTCCTTCAGTCGGAGCTCGTCGCAGCGGGCGGCGCGATTCAGGCTCTGCTGTTGCTGAGCGCGTGGCCCTTCGCGCGGCTCGAGACCGAGCGCGAAGCGGTGGCCGGCGTCTATCGCGACCTCGCCGCATACGCACGAGCGGTCGCGGACGGCACGCAAGGCCTCCCGCCGATCACGCCGTTTGCCACGGCGCGCCAGGTGCTCGCCGATCCGCAACCGTTCGCGCGCGCGGCGGAGAAGGCGCGCTTACAGCGTCTGCTCGAGGACGCCGAGGTCATACGCAAGCGACTCGGCGCGGCGGTATCGACGCGCGAGCCGACGCTGCCGGCTGCCGAAAGGCTCGACGAGATCGCAACGTCGCTCCATCGCGGCGGCGACGCAGAGTGGCTTTCGGGCTTCGACCTGCTTTCGCGGCCGCGGCCCGGACCGTACGTCGGAAACCGGATCGCCTGGCTGAGCCGCGACTCGCTGCGCTTCGCGCTTGTGCTCGCCATCGCGATGGCGCTCGGGCGCCACTTCGAGGCCGATCGCGGGTACTGGATTCCGCTAACGACGGCCATCGTGCTCAAACCGGACTTTCTCACGACCGTCGTGCGCGGCTTCGGCCGGATCGCCGGCACGCTGGTCGGAGCCGTGGTCGCGTCGCTCGCGACGGCGCTGCTGCGCGGGCATGCTGCGGCGCAGGTCGCCGGCGTGATCGTCGCCGCGGCGGCGGCCTACGTCACGTTCAATCCGAACTACGCGCTGTTCACGATCGCGATCACGTCGTTCGTCGTGATCTCGCTCGGGATGCGCGGCCTTCCCGGCACCACGACGATCGCCCAGCGCGTGCTCGACACGCTCGCGGGCGGTGCTCTCGCAATGATCGGCTACCTGGCGCTGCCGACTTGGGAGCGTAAGCGCACGCGCGCTCTCCTGGCCGATCTCATCGACGAGCAGCGCGCGCTTTCGAGCGCTATCTTTCGCGCCTATACCGACCCTTCCGACGACAGATATGCGGCGATCGAGCGCGCGCGCACTCAAGTGTGGAAGATCCGCACGGCCGTCGAGGCCTCGATCGACCGCACGCGTAGCGAGCCGTACCGCCATCACACGATCGGCGCCGGTCGCGCGCTGCGAATTCTCGCCGCGACGCAGCGCTTCGGACTGGCCAACCTCGCGCTCGAGGCCGGTCTCGATGATCGAACGATTGCGATCGACGCGAAAGCGCTGCGCGCGTTCGCCGGCGCGCTGGACGAGCGGATGGCCGAGCTCGCGCAAGCGCTGCGCGAGCCGCGCCGGGCACGACCCGATCGGCGTTTGGAAGCCACCCTCGCGCGGCTCGACGGACCGCTGCGCGATCGCGCCGCAGCGTACGCGGACGCGGTCAGGCGGATGACGCGTCTGATCGGCTACGCGTAG
- a CDS encoding Glu/Leu/Phe/Val dehydrogenase, with the protein MTTALRPTTGSGPSVRDVSVFGDAIAYFNEAADLLELDAGMRRILTHPSRQIIFSIPFQRDSGEFEVYTGYRVQYNFARGPAKGGIRYHPGVTLDEVTALAFWMTWKCAVVDLPFGGGKGGVTCDPATLSSNELERITRRYAAELVEVVGPDKDVPAPDVNTTPQVMAWFMDTYSMHTRQNTPGVVTGKPLEIGGSRGRVEATGRGVTICALDEMAEMELRPDKATIAIQGFGNVGKHAAKLFEERGCKIVGISDVTGAYYNENGIYVAGAMEHAARVGTLEGFKGGEKITNSELLASECDVLVPAALEKVFTAESAAKVKAKLIVEGANGPTTPEADRIFRERGVVVLPDIMANAGGVTVSYFEWAQDRMGFFWKEPEVNEKLEDFLLTNLHQIRSIANSRHATLRTAAYTLAIDRVVKASKLRGIYA; encoded by the coding sequence ATGACCACCGCGCTGCGCCCGACTACGGGCTCAGGACCCTCCGTGCGCGACGTCTCCGTCTTTGGCGACGCCATCGCCTATTTCAACGAGGCTGCCGACCTGTTGGAGCTCGACGCTGGAATGCGGCGCATCCTCACACACCCTTCGCGCCAGATCATCTTTTCGATCCCGTTTCAGCGCGATTCGGGCGAGTTCGAAGTCTACACCGGATATCGGGTGCAGTACAACTTCGCGCGCGGCCCCGCGAAGGGCGGGATCCGCTACCATCCCGGCGTGACGCTCGACGAGGTGACGGCACTCGCGTTTTGGATGACCTGGAAGTGCGCCGTGGTGGACCTGCCGTTCGGCGGCGGCAAGGGCGGCGTCACCTGCGATCCCGCGACGCTGTCTTCCAACGAGCTCGAGCGCATCACACGCCGCTACGCCGCGGAGCTCGTCGAGGTCGTCGGGCCGGACAAAGACGTTCCCGCGCCCGATGTCAACACGACGCCGCAAGTCATGGCATGGTTCATGGACACGTACTCGATGCACACGCGACAAAACACGCCCGGCGTCGTCACCGGAAAACCGCTGGAGATCGGCGGATCGCGCGGCCGCGTCGAGGCGACGGGCCGCGGCGTGACGATCTGCGCGCTTGATGAGATGGCCGAGATGGAGCTGCGTCCCGACAAGGCGACGATCGCGATCCAGGGATTCGGCAACGTCGGCAAGCACGCCGCGAAGCTGTTCGAGGAGCGCGGCTGCAAGATCGTGGGCATCTCCGACGTCACCGGCGCGTACTACAACGAAAACGGCATATACGTCGCCGGAGCGATGGAACACGCTGCCAGAGTCGGGACGCTCGAAGGCTTCAAGGGCGGCGAGAAGATCACGAACAGCGAGCTGCTCGCGAGCGAGTGCGACGTATTGGTTCCCGCGGCGCTCGAGAAGGTATTCACGGCCGAAAGCGCGGCCAAAGTGAAGGCGAAGCTGATCGTCGAGGGCGCCAATGGGCCCACCACGCCCGAGGCTGACCGCATCTTTCGCGAGCGCGGCGTCGTCGTGCTCCCCGACATCATGGCCAACGCCGGCGGCGTGACGGTCTCGTACTTCGAGTGGGCGCAAGACCGGATGGGATTCTTTTGGAAGGAGCCCGAGGTGAACGAGAAGCTCGAAGACTTCCTGCTCACCAATCTCCATCAGATCCGCTCGATCGCGAACTCGCGACACGCGACGCTGCGCACCGCGGCATACACGCTCGCGATCGACCGCGTGGTCAAGGCCTCAAAGCTGCGCGGCATCTACGCGTAG
- the ychF gene encoding redox-regulated ATPase YchF: MPLSCGIVGLPNVGKSTIFNALTRSAHALAANYPFATIEPNVGEVAVPDSRLPVLAQLVNAKRIVPATVRFVDIAGLVRGASAGEGLGNAFLSHIRETDAIAMILRCFEDPDVSHVEGHPDPQRDSEIVAIELALADLASMRRRVTKLEREARADPKLREHLTAARRLEAALEEARPARSFALGSLEAQLAADSFLLTAKPVVYVANVGESELGADGEQVWAVREIARAQGGRAVVLSGKVEAELAGLSESEAAEYRRELGIERSGLDELAEAAYDLLGLMTFLTAGEKETRAWPIRRGTKAPQAAGTIHGDIERGFIRAEIVSYDDYVKYRTMEELRAAGRVRSEGRDYVMQEGDVVNFRFNV; this comes from the coding sequence GTGCCACTCTCCTGTGGAATCGTCGGCTTGCCGAACGTCGGGAAGTCGACGATCTTCAACGCGCTCACACGCTCGGCGCACGCCCTAGCGGCGAACTATCCGTTTGCGACGATCGAGCCGAACGTCGGCGAGGTCGCCGTGCCGGATTCGCGCCTGCCGGTCCTCGCGCAGCTGGTTAATGCGAAGAGAATCGTCCCGGCGACCGTCCGCTTCGTCGATATTGCGGGGTTGGTCCGCGGCGCCAGCGCCGGCGAGGGGCTGGGCAACGCCTTCCTCAGCCACATTCGCGAGACCGACGCGATCGCTATGATCCTGCGCTGCTTCGAGGATCCCGACGTTTCGCACGTCGAGGGGCATCCGGATCCGCAGCGCGATTCCGAAATCGTGGCAATCGAGCTGGCGCTCGCGGACCTCGCGTCGATGCGCAGGCGCGTAACAAAGCTCGAGCGCGAGGCGCGCGCCGATCCGAAGCTTCGAGAGCATCTCACCGCCGCGCGCCGACTGGAAGCCGCGCTGGAGGAAGCGCGGCCCGCGCGCAGCTTCGCGCTGGGCTCGCTGGAAGCACAACTTGCCGCCGATTCGTTCCTACTCACGGCCAAGCCGGTGGTCTACGTCGCCAACGTCGGCGAATCGGAGCTCGGCGCAGACGGCGAACAGGTATGGGCCGTGCGCGAGATCGCGCGGGCGCAAGGCGGCCGCGCCGTCGTGCTCAGCGGCAAGGTGGAGGCCGAGCTGGCCGGGCTGAGCGAGAGCGAGGCAGCCGAATATCGCCGGGAACTCGGAATCGAGCGCAGCGGCCTCGACGAGCTCGCTGAAGCGGCGTACGACCTGCTCGGACTGATGACGTTTCTGACCGCCGGCGAGAAGGAGACCCGCGCCTGGCCGATACGGCGCGGCACCAAGGCCCCGCAGGCCGCGGGCACGATCCACGGCGACATCGAGCGCGGCTTCATTCGGGCAGAAATCGTCTCGTATGACGACTACGTCAAATATCGCACCATGGAGGAGTTGCGGGCGGCCGGTCGCGTCCGCAGCGAGGGGCGCGATTACGTGATGCAAGAGGGCGACGTCGTCAATTTTCGTTTCAACGTATGA
- a CDS encoding bifunctional nuclease family protein has product MRQMKVDKLGIDLLTHDPVVILKDMDGSHYLPILIGPFEATAIALALEGAPVPRPLSHDLMRNILESLNANLEQVVIHDIKDSTFFAKLVVRTNGELQEIDARPSDGIALALRVPAPIFVSDKIVLEEATAEKKPINDTEMARFKKFLDDLKPSDFNR; this is encoded by the coding sequence ATGCGCCAAATGAAGGTCGACAAACTCGGCATCGACCTCCTGACCCACGACCCGGTGGTGATCCTCAAGGACATGGATGGCTCGCACTATCTCCCGATTCTGATCGGACCTTTCGAAGCTACCGCGATCGCTCTCGCACTGGAAGGCGCACCGGTGCCGCGACCACTCTCTCACGACCTCATGCGAAACATCCTTGAGTCGCTCAACGCCAACCTCGAGCAGGTCGTCATTCACGACATCAAGGACTCGACGTTCTTCGCCAAGCTCGTCGTGCGCACCAACGGTGAACTGCAGGAGATCGACGCGCGCCCCTCCGACGGCATCGCGCTCGCGCTGCGCGTTCCCGCCCCAATCTTCGTCTCCGACAAGATCGTGCTCGAGGAAGCCACCGCCGAAAAGAAGCCCATCAACGACACCGAGATGGCGCGCTTCAAAAAGTTCCTCGACGATTTGAAGCCAAGCGACTTTAATCGCTAG
- a CDS encoding S-methyl-5'-thioadenosine phosphorylase has translation MANELRADIGVFGGSGFYSLMENSREAWVETPYGAPSDKVALGEIAGRRVAFLPRHGKDHRFPPQSINYRANLYAMKQLGVKWIIGPSACGSLKESVPPGSMVVCHQLVDRTSGRKDTFYDGPITTHVSFADPYCPTLRPIAIDALRSIGVETHERGTVVVIQGPRFSTRSESQWFQGQGWEVINMTQYPEAYLARELEMCYVNISLITDYDVGLEGMPPVSHHAVIEVFNRNNDRVKNAIGKIVENIPLDADCPCRHALEGARF, from the coding sequence ATGGCCAACGAACTGCGCGCCGACATCGGAGTGTTCGGCGGGTCTGGATTCTACTCGCTCATGGAAAACTCGCGCGAGGCGTGGGTGGAGACGCCGTATGGCGCGCCGAGCGACAAGGTCGCGCTCGGCGAGATCGCGGGCCGGCGCGTGGCGTTTCTGCCGCGCCACGGCAAGGACCATCGCTTTCCTCCGCAGTCCATCAACTATCGCGCGAACCTCTACGCGATGAAGCAGCTCGGCGTGAAGTGGATCATCGGTCCGAGCGCCTGCGGCTCGCTCAAGGAGAGCGTGCCCCCCGGATCGATGGTCGTCTGCCATCAGCTGGTCGATCGCACGAGCGGGCGCAAGGACACATTCTACGACGGTCCGATCACGACGCACGTTAGCTTTGCCGACCCGTACTGTCCGACGCTGCGGCCGATCGCGATCGACGCGCTGCGCTCGATTGGCGTCGAGACGCACGAGCGCGGCACGGTCGTCGTGATCCAGGGTCCGCGCTTCTCGACGCGATCCGAGTCCCAGTGGTTTCAGGGCCAGGGCTGGGAGGTCATCAACATGACGCAGTATCCCGAGGCCTACCTGGCACGCGAGCTCGAGATGTGTTACGTCAACATCTCGCTGATCACGGACTACGACGTCGGACTCGAGGGCATGCCGCCGGTGTCGCACCACGCCGTCATCGAGGTGTTCAATCGCAACAACGATCGCGTGAAGAACGCGATCGGCAAGATCGTAGAGAACATCCCGCTCGACGCCGATTGCCCGTGCCGCCACGCCCTTGAGGGAGCTCGCTTTTAA